Proteins encoded together in one Accipiter gentilis chromosome 16, bAccGen1.1, whole genome shotgun sequence window:
- the FAM166C gene encoding protein FAM166C, translated as MRYPQGLQTVMACQAGDRDPCPRTPLRTRFSLDGGRSQELSRFYQLTQQHREFYRDKSGMLYVLPYFVLPSKEKERYPHPLDLPPLSAKTHWHFLRVSPVNLRTYQTFPSGKRVTSRERETRDSFFEYRA; from the exons ATGAGATACCCCCAGGGTCTCCAGACCGTGATGGCATGCCAAGCAGGGGACCGGGACCCGTGCCCCCGCACCCCGCTGCGCACCCGTTTCAGCCTGGACGGCGGTCGGTCCCAGGAGCTGAGCAGGTTTTACCAG CTGACCCAGCAGCATCGTGAGTTTTACCGGGACAAGAGCGGGATGCTGTATGTCCTTCCCTACTTTGTGCTGCCCTCGAAGGAAAAGGAGAGATATCCTCATCCACTTGACCT CCCACCGCTCAGTGCGAAGACCCACTGGCATTTCCTGCGAGTGTCACCGGTGAACCTGCGGACCTACCAGACCTTCCCCTCAGGGAAGAGAGTCACCTCCCGAGAGAGAGAGACCCGAGACAGCTTTTTCGAGTACCGAGCCTAA